From Kitasatospora sp. NBC_00374:
TGTCCGGTGTACCAGTTCCGTTCGGGGCCGAGGACCAGGTCGGTGAGCGATTCGGCCCACAGCGACGCGCCGATGCTCTGCTCGTGGTCGAGCACGATCACCTGGCCGAGGTGGCCGCGGGGGCCGGGCGTCAGGTCGACGGCAACCATGTCCCCTCCGCCGGTGCCGCCGAGAACGATCCACCCCGGAGAACCGACCAGGTCCTGTACGGCGTCGTTGGGTCCCGTGAGGACTGCCCCCGTTGCCGCATGCTCCCAGCGGAAGTACGAACGATAGGACAGGTCGGCGACGGCGATGTCTTCCAGGGAGCCCAGCTCGAAGCCGACCGCGCCCAGGACACGCTCCCCTGCCTCGTAGTCGTCCTGCCAGTCCTCCCACCGTGCGCGCGTCACCCGGTAGAGCGCCTTGACCTCCTCGGGAAGCGAAAGGCCAAGCCTCTCCTCGGCGGCGGCGATCTCCTCCTCGGTGGCGCCGATCGCGTCGGGTATCCGCTCGCGGAGTGTCCGTTCCAGCAGTGCCGCGTCCACGGCCGGGGCCGGCCGGGCCCCGGCTGCGGGCTCGGGCAGGCGGCGCCACGGCTCGGGGACGGCGCCCTCGACCAGGGTCAGCGCGCCCACACTGCTGCCGATGCCGGGATCGACTGCCGGACTGCGATCGAACAACCGCAGAACCGCCGCTCCGTTCGGAGGGATCTCCACGGTGAAGGCGATGTCGGTCACTCCGGCCCCGGCGAGCGTGTCCCGCACTCGTTCGATCGCGTCGTGCTCCTCTTGGTTGTCCGACAGCAGCATGGCCCGACCGGGCGGCGGGTACCGCCACTTCACGGGCACGCTGTACGAGCCGCGGCCGATGTTTCCCGACACCTGGCCGCCCGGCACGGCAAGCGCCTGCGCGTGCGCGGTCCGCAGGAGCCGCAGCAGCGGCTCCCAGGTCTCGAAGTCGTACAGCGAGGACAAGTCGGCCTCCGATTGGTGCGGTGATCGCAATGTCGGCGATTATGCCCGCCACCTGCGACAACCCCACCGACAGGCGAGCACGGGACAGAGGCGGCCCAGAAAGTCGTACCCCGCCGGTTCGGCCGCTGTCCCTACCGCGGCCGGTGGCCAACCTTGCCGCGCCCGGATTGCACCACTGCCGCCTGTCATCGGCCGCTGCTGCCCTGGCGGTTGAACGGGTCCGGCAACGGCAACGGTCGTCGGCTGGCGCTCTGACGACGGGCAGCAGGGCGGACCGGGGCGACCACGGTCAGGGCCTCCCTTACCGATCCGCTGACGCAAGGCGGGCGGACAAGGCCGCCCATTCTCGTCACCGGACTTCTCCACCGGGCAGGACCCTTTGGTCAAGCCACGAGTGAGGGCCAGGGAATTCATCATCAGGTCGTCGGGAACAGAGACCCGCGGATCGGACATCACAGCAGGTCAGTCGATTCGGACATCACAGCAGGTCAGTCGATTCTGTCGGTTGGCCTACATATTCGGCGTGCTGTCCCGCCATGAGCCAGTCGGTCAACCTACCGTCAGCATGGTTGACTCACTGAGCGCTCCATCGGCTAGCGGTACGAGTGAGTCAACGCGTTGAGCGCGTGCACAGAAGGAACCAACGACGGGAAAACCCGCGTCAGCACCGCCCGCGACATCGGCACCCCGAGCGCGAGCACACCAACCAGGCGGCCGCCGTCCGGCTCGCCCACCCGAGGCTCAGCGGTGCGCAGCTGCATTCCGAACGCCATCCTCACCGCCGGCCACGAACCGCTGTAGTGATGCCGCTCCACGAACCGCCGCGCCGGTCCGGCCTCCAAAGGCACACACCGGTACAGGCCCGGGTCGAACCCGCCCTCGCTGGTGCGCCGCCAGCCCGGGCGCCGATCGGTCCACCGCTGGCACCACGCCGGGTCCAGCAGGTCTAGCCGCAGCTGCTCCCCGTTGCCGGGGGTCCGGCCCGTCACGGCTGGCCGCCGTGTCCGGGTCCGGCCTGCGCCGTCTCTCGGGTGCCGGGGATGGGCAGTGCGAAGGCGACCGCAGCGAACTCGCTGAACTGCCACACGGTCTCCTCGCCCCGGACTGCCTGCAGGATGCCGTCCTCTCGCTCCAGGCCGAACCTGGCCGACAGGGCGCAGCGCGCCTCCCTGCGCGGAACTGCCGCCCAGCCGTGCGCAGCCAGGGCGCGGTCGACCGCGTCCGTCGTGCGGACCGACCAGGGGCGATCGCTCTCGTCCGGGGCGGGCGTGTCCGGCTGCAGGAGTCGGTAGCCGTGGCCGGCGGTCGGCGCACCGTTGGGAAGCGCCCAGATCTCCGATGCGCCCGATGCACCCGTCGGCAGGTGCAGGTGGACGTACAGCACGGGCGGGGAAGGGGTTCTAGATGTCCAGGGGAACCCGGTTGCCTCGATGCTCATGGTCAGTGCCCTTCGCTGGAGAATGACAAGGCGCTGGCCTGCGGGCGCCCCGTGGCCGGCTGGGGAGGCTGCGCCACCGGTTGTCCTGTGACCCGCCGGTAGGACGCTTCGGGGTCGAGCGCGTATTGGCAGTCCGGGAGGTCCTCGACGTCGATGTCGTGGTTCGATCCGGTCACCGTCACCCGCAGCACGGTCAGCTCGTAAGGGTGGAGCACGCACAGCCGGCACCGGCTCATCTGCGGGTCGTGGACCGGGAGCCGCCTCTGGCGGCGGTGTTCGCCGTCGTGGACGTCCTGCATGTGAGTCAGGTGAAAGCGCACGTCGTCGCCTGTGGCAAGGACACTGGGCCCGCCGTTGAGCCGCCGGTAGAAGACCTTGCCGCCCTCGGGGGTGACCTCGCGGGGCACGCCCGGGCCGGGCAGGTCGGCGAGGGCGACGGGTACTGCAGCGATGGTCCGGTGATGCTCGACCAGCCGCGTCACGACCATGTGCGGCGTCTTGTACGGCCAGTGACTCCGGACGGTGTACGGGGCGCTCAGCTCCGTTGAGGTGTACCCGGAGCGGCGGTGCGAGCGTTCCCGGTAGTGGACGGTCCAGCGGACCGTGTGCTCGGTGCTCAGCGACACGGTGTCCTCCGGGTCGAAGACGTGCAGCCGAGCGGCGCGACCGGCAGGACCGCCGTCGGCGGGGACCAGAAGTGCCGCCAGGTCGCCGCCCGCGCACCGGGTGAGCTCGGTGACGCGAAGCGGCGTGAGCTCGTGGAGGACCGTCGCGCCGGTGAACAGGAACTGCGCCTCGGTGTACTGCATGGAAGCCTCACAGGCGTGGGAGGGGCCGCACGGGGCGGCTTGTCGGAGTGCCGGCCGATGCGCCGAGGTACGAGAGCCCTCGGCGGGCTGGCCGGTCCGGCCTGACCGGCCGGGCTGAGCCGGGGCGGGATCAGGCAGTGGGTGGGCGGTGGGCGGTCCGCGCCGCCGGTCGTCTGGCAACCGGCGGCGCGGACCAGGCCCTACCTACCGGCCCTCGAACAGGTCGGTGAAGCTGGGCGAGCGGTACATCGGCAGGTACGGGCCGATCTCCCAGGTCTGGACGTCGTCACCGAGATGCGCCGTCACCTGGACCGAGTCCACGCGCGCCTCGGTGGGGCGGAAGTCGCCGGGGAGCGACCACTTCACCTCGACCGTGAACTCGGTGGAGGTGTTGTTGACCAGCTCGCCCTTCAGCAGGCGGACGATCTGATCCGCAGTCGCATACCGCAGGGGCACGTACTCGCCGATGATGCACTCGGTGCAGCCGCAGTCCGCCGGGTCGACCGCGACAACGAGAAGTCGGATGGACATGATGTGGTCCTTTCCTGGAAGCGGTTCGATTGCCACCAGGAAGCCACCCTGGCCGACAAGAAGAATACTACCATGGATAACGCATCAATGTGCTGTGCTACGCCCCTCCCTCGCCCTGACAGTCCTCTACCCGGGCTCCAGCGGCCCCCGCCTCCGTACCAGCCGCATCCGGTACGGGCACGGCCAAGGTGAACACCTCGTTCAGGTCCGTCGGGCGCTCGTTGGAGGCCAGAGAGGACAGCTCGTCGTGAAGCAGGTCCGACAGGTCCTCCTCCAGCCTCGTCCCGTCGCTGAACACCAACTCGGCCAACTCGGGCTCCCACCACAGCCCGTCGTCCCACGAAATGGCCGGCACCTCTATCCGCTCCAGCCTCACACCGGACGGGTCGGGATCCCCGTACAGCCACCCCAGCTCGTCCCGAAGGACCTCGTGCATCGACGCCACGCTGCGCCGGTCCTCCTCGTCGGGGATCAGCGACGACAAGTGCCACAGCGTTTCGGTCTCCAGATCCGGCAGGACGGCGGCGAACGCCGGCGATGTCAGGAAGGCGTCGAGAGAGGCGGGGTCGAAGGTGATGGTCTGCGCGGTCACGCTGCTCCAGTGATCGTTCTGAGGGGGAGGGTGTCCCGGCGGTCGGCGGCTCGCCGCCGGGACGGGGGAGCTCGGGCGGCTAGAGCTGCCCGAGGACTATGAGGGCCAGGTCGAGGTCGGCCTCGACGGCGAGACCGGCCTCGGTGTCGTCCGAGTCCGGGGCGTTGTCGGCCAGGAAGACGTTGACGACTGTCCGGCCGACACCGAGGCCGGTGAGCAGGTCGGTGCCCGGCTCGCACTGGCTGTACGGGGTCAGCACCGGGAAGGCGTTCACCACACGCACGTAGGCCCCCGGAGTGGTGAACCGGTGTACCGCCGGGTCCTGCGGCGGCAGGGCGACGCGCAGCGCCCTCTCCACGGCGGCGAGCCGGGCCCGGACCTCCAGCAGGACCCGGCCAGGCGCGCAGGCCTGGACGGTCGGCCTCACCCCCGGCCGGTGCTCCCACTCGACCACGTCGCTGCGCGGCAGGAAGGCGGCCGAGGAACGTGCCTCCTCGGGCAGCAGGCCGAGAAGCTCGGATACCGTCAGGGCCTCGCGGAGCCTGGTCCGGTCCGCCGCCATCCTCGTCCCCGCCGCCGGTGCGAGGTGGCTGCGGGCCGCCTCTGCGGCCAGATTCAGCGCGGTGACGTGCCGCGTCGGAAGAACGCCCGCCGGATTCGGGGGCAGGCCCGCCGGCGACTCCCCGCCGTAGGGCCAGGAGCTGACGGCGATCCCCTCGGGAACGGCGGTGATCAGCAGCCGCCGGATCTTGTCGTGCAGCACCGCCTGGTACTGCCCAGCGGCGTTCAGGCCAGCCGGGTTGGCCTCCCAGCTGCCGTGGCGGCTGGGGAGCTCGGCGGCGGCATCGGCGGCAAGCCACCCCAGGGACATCGGATCGCAGTAGGTCGGGTCGGCCATGGTCAGGCCCCTTCGGTCGTGGTGTGGAACAGGTGGAGGGCGCGTCGTTCCCGGCCTCGCCCGGCCGCACGCCGAAGCGCGTGCGGCCGGACGGCGGGCCGGTCACCAGGAGACGGAGACCGTCACGGCGGCGTCACGGGCCTGGCGGCGGCTGAGACGTCGCGGCACGGCCAGCCCCAGCGCCTTGTACTCCTCAATCAGGAGCGCGTTGAACTGGGAGCCGTAGGCGCTGGCCAGGCGCTTGACCGCCTGCTGCTCGGCCAGCGCGCGCAGTTCGGCCACGCTCTCGCCCGCCCCCCGCCCGGCGGGCTCGGCCGCCTCGGCGAGCCGGATCTCGCGTACGAGCCCGGATGCCTCCCCGATCCGCTCAAGCACCGCCGAACGGAAGGCCGTGGACCGCTTGCGCCACGCCTCCGCCTCCGGCGACAGGTCGGCAGCCCGGTTCTCGAACTGGACCTCCAGCCCGGTCAGGAGCTGGGTCAGCGCGCAGAGCCACCGGTCCACGTTGACCGGGGCGCGGAGCGCACCGGCCTGTACCGGCGTCACCGCCTGCTGGACGTCTTGGACGGCCAGCGTCGCGAACTCCACGTCCCCGAGCGCCGCGACTTGATCAGTCACCGGGAGCGAACTGGCAGGCTCGATGACCTTGCTCGTCAAGTGGAGCCACCCGCACACGCACGGATAGGTCCTCAGGTGATGGACGAACCTGCGAATGGTCCGCCCGGCTGCCGACACGGTGGCGAACTGCGTCTTCCACGGCGTGGGGCATTCCCCCGCATGCGCTGTCATCTCAATCCGATCCACGAGGAAGATCAGCGGTGGCTGCCGACAGCGGAGCGGATGGCCTGGGCGGCCGCCTTGGCCGTCAGCCCCTCCGTCTTGCTCCAGCTCGCGATGACGGTCCGCCGGTAGTCCGTCTCGCTCAGGCCCAGCGGCCCGTACACGGCCGGGGTGATCGGCTCCTCCGCCAGGTGGTCGGACAGCACCCGCAGCGCCTCCGAGAACTCCCCCGGGTGGTGGGCGGAGCGACGCGGCGTGATCACACCGAGCTGCCGCCCCTTGGTACGGATCGTCCGCCCGGCCACCTTCCGCTGCGCGCGGTCGAAGGCGTGCAGCACCGAGCAGGGCTCGCCCGGCGCGAAGGTCGACGGCGGGTAGGACTCCCACTCCTTGTCGCTGAGCGCTGCGCCCTGGTGCAGTCCGCTCTCCTGGAGACGGCGGGCGGTCAGCTCCATGACCAGCTGGGTTCGGGTGATACGGGTACGGCGGGACATGGTTCCTCCTGCGGTGAACGGTTCGAATGCCTGCCGGGAGCCGCCCGGCCTGACAAGAAAAAGAATACCACGAATAACGCACCAATGGGTGGGTTACCCCTCTCACGCTTCCGTGCGGGCGGCGTCCGAGAGCGCGGCGAGGATGCCGGTGAACCGCGCCGGGGTGCGGTCCGGCCACGGGGCGGTGCCGGCCAGTGCCGCATGGACGCACGCCTCCCACTCCCGGTAGAACTCCATCAGCAGGTCGCTGGCCTTCAGCGCGGCGTCGCGGTCGGCGAAATCCAGGCCCGTGGCCTCCAGCCAGGCCGCCACGGTGCGGGCGCGGGCCTTGGTGCCGCACCCGGTGGCCAGCGCGATGCGGTGGCGGCCGGGCAGGAGCACGCTCCAGGGGGCCGGTGCGTAGGGGGCGGCGGGTCGGTGCAGCACCAGGACGGCCGGTTCACCGGCCGCACCAGCCGGCGCCGGTGCGGCGGCGGGGTAGCGCTTGAAGAGCTCGTCGACGTCGCCCATGGCCGTGAACATCCCGCCGGCGCCGTCGGCCCGGGCAGCGGTGAGCGCGGCGTGCGGGTCGTAGGCACCGGGGGTGGTCAGCAGGACAACGGTGGGGTGGGTGAGCTCGTCCACCGCGAGAGTGCGCCCGTCGGGGAGGACGAACGCGGTGGGGCGGCCGTCGGCCCGCACGGAAGCGACGGTGACGGGCTGGTAGTCGGCGTTGTCACCCGCTCCGCCCTGGCCGGGTCGCCAGGTCTCCAGCACGGCGAGCTGGCCGCGGACGGCCCGGGGCGGCGGCGTGCTGTCGCCGCCCCGGTCGCGGGTCCTGGTCATCGGCACTCCTGTTCGGTGGCGTTGACGCTGACGGCCTCGATCGGGGTCTCGGTGACCGAGGTGTGGCGCAGGTAGGCGAACAGCGGGTCGCCCAGGTCCTCGTGCACGCCCGCGGTGTGGCGGTCGCACATCGCCCACCGCTGGGTGCGGCGCTCGGCGAACGTGATGGTCAGCAGGGTGGTGGCGGGGGAGGGGCAGGCCCCCGGTCGGGTGGTGTAGGCGGCGGATGCGCAGGTGGCAGGCATTGATCTCCTGGTCGGCGGAGCGGGAGGTCCGGGTGGGTCAGGTGTTCGCCCTGATCCAGTCGGCGATGACGGCGGCGCAGGCCGCCGCGTCCTGGTGGGCGTCCAGCGTTCCGATGCCGGTGTAGACGTCGGTCCTGTCGCCCGGATCGTGGTCGGGGTAGAAGGCGGCGAACCAGCGGTCGTGGTCGGCGGCCTGGTGGTCGGCGCAGGCGTCGTCGGTGGCGAGGATCTCGCCGCCGGGGACCGTGACCGCCACCGCCGTGCAGTTGCCGCCGGTGGGGATGACGGCGGCCGCGTGGCCTTGCGCCGACAGGGCAAGGCAGAGGATCTGCCCGGCGTTCTCCTCCGGGGCGGTGGCCGTATCGGCGGGCGCCGTCGGGCCGGTGGGCGTGCGGTGGAGCCAGAATCCCTCGCCGGTCTCGTCCAGGACACGGCGGCCCACGGTCCAGGCGGTGAGCC
This genomic window contains:
- a CDS encoding SMI1/KNR4 family protein, with protein sequence MSSLYDFETWEPLLRLLRTAHAQALAVPGGQVSGNIGRGSYSVPVKWRYPPPGRAMLLSDNQEEHDAIERVRDTLAGAGVTDIAFTVEIPPNGAAVLRLFDRSPAVDPGIGSSVGALTLVEGAVPEPWRRLPEPAAGARPAPAVDAALLERTLRERIPDAIGATEEEIAAAEERLGLSLPEEVKALYRVTRARWEDWQDDYEAGERVLGAVGFELGSLEDIAVADLSYRSYFRWEHAATGAVLTGPNDAVQDLVGSPGWIVLGGTGGGDMVAVDLTPGPRGHLGQVIVLDHEQSIGASLWAESLTDLVLGPERNWYTGHRWDKRPVTAIVHDQSIGSIEAAAHPALEVLRIGAWSGEPLSLAPVVGLPRLRTLCAYPGTLADPLEIAALTGLEFLELAPGDWRVLLDAGAVPRSLSAASIQTFGREDPRPIVALADEILALWNRPLITETVVNGDLGPSS
- a CDS encoding DUF6197 family protein; protein product: MSRRTRITRTQLVMELTARRLQESGLHQGAALSDKEWESYPPSTFAPGEPCSVLHAFDRAQRKVAGRTIRTKGRQLGVITPRRSAHHPGEFSEALRVLSDHLAEEPITPAVYGPLGLSETDYRRTVIASWSKTEGLTAKAAAQAIRSAVGSHR